One Vespula pensylvanica isolate Volc-1 chromosome 1, ASM1446617v1, whole genome shotgun sequence genomic region harbors:
- the LOC122629634 gene encoding anaphase-promoting complex subunit 11-like isoform X3, whose translation MKVTIKSWTGVATWRWIANDDNCGICRMPFDASCPDCKIPGDDCPLVWGQCSHCFHIHCIMKWLHSQQTSHLCPMCRQEWKFKE comes from the exons ATGAAAGTCACGATAAAAA GTTGGACAGGTGTCGCCACCTGGCGTTGGATAGCTAACGATGATAACTGTGGAATTTGTCGGATGCCTTTCGATGCGAGTTGCCCGGATTGCAAAATACCGGGAGATGATTGTCCTTTAG TTTGGGGGCAGTGCTCGCATTGTTTCCATATTCATTGCATCATGAAGTGGCTGCATTCTCAGCAAACCAGTCATCTGTGCCCTATGTGTCGTCAGGAATGGAAGTTCAAAGAGTAA